A stretch of Chanodichthys erythropterus isolate Z2021 chromosome 20, ASM2448905v1, whole genome shotgun sequence DNA encodes these proteins:
- the LOC137008750 gene encoding uncharacterized protein, with translation MPRRTTPLQDAINHILEGRDKNSMLEIKYINPVKGRGIFTLAVFNQGDFVVEYRGELIDAAEAEHRRKLYHNACSIFMFDFIWKRKTWCIDGALEDGSFGRLVNDEHKAPNCRMKLIEAEGKPHLCLFALKEITAGTEITYDYGGKEWPWRKEIPPTVTSTAAQESIKDRFQDQTMSSTVSIEGTRERPEVQSCNITSGSSACETQLSGASIPSGQHSVAELGDHAHDVEPNVSSTDLFRDTESRAECQSSSPAPDSPEHECIVSEVNVALLQSPLSQKKLVSSSRRRHPLCSQQTLPVEIQALNLPVFPCTETELRSACQSSGATPNDSACEQNSASIPSGQHSVAELGDHAHDVEPNVSSTDLFRDTESRAECQSSSPAPDSPEHEVHCVRGQCGTSPIPSFAEEVGVQQQEASPPVFSTDLTSETELRSACQSSGATPNDSACECTIHKLVFESVRIDKCWICHSPLTSIRWHGVRCKQCCGVWHKICLQKSSEDWDISDDDVSSDDEYIPESVSDPESSGTELSIELPTPPKKSHTTNMPDLGITVAEQEQTIDIHDNSKNILMDLETTGDLQSDPEPESSESYQQKTKVASNEKGTVDILGQSKSPTKSAKFLKSQVNYCFVCGKPQTKFARHLERHVNENAEIAQALQFPKSSKDRKVLLEKFRNLGNFKHNSVVKTTGSGCLKVKRSSKQSSIPETYDYCLYCKGMLSRKELSRHMKRCALRPENNVEEGPELRDRVFGIASAQSTMSQPISSELCLPSPSLISMGVTDLSMSI, from the exons ATGCCACGGAGAACTACTCCCCTTCAGGATGCCATTAATCACATCCTTGAAGGAAGAGACAAGAATTCAATGTTAGAAATCAAATATATTAATCCAGTTAAAG GTCGTGGTATCTTCACTTTAGCTGTTTTCAATCAAGGAGACTTCGTGGTGGAGTACAGAGGGGAGCTGATTGATGCAGCTGAAGCTGAACATAGACGTAAACTGTACCACAATGCATGTTCGATCTTCATGTTTGACTTCATATGGAAGCGGAAGACATGGTG TATTGATGGAGCACTTGAAGATGGGTCATTTGGGCGACTGGTAAACGATGAGCACAAGGCACCGAATTGCAGAATGAAGTTGATCGAAGCAGAAGGGAAGCCACATCTCTGCCTTTTTGCACTGAAGGAAATTACGGCAGGAACTGAAATCACTTATGACTATGGTGGGAAAGAATGGCCCTGGCGTAAAGAG ATTCCCCCTACTGTTACAAGCACTGCTGCCCAAGAGTCTATTAAAGACCGTTTTCAAGACCAAACCATGTCATCCACAGTCTCTATTGAAG GGACCAGAGAGAGACCAGAAGTCCAGTCCTGCAATATAACATCAGGCAGTTCTGCTTGTGAG ACACAGCTCAGTGGTGCAAGCATCCCCTCTGGCCAACACTCCGTTGCAGAGCTTGGTGACCACGCCCATGACGTGGAACCCAATGTTTCCTCTACAGACTTATTCAGAG ACACTGAGTCGAGAGCAGAGTGTCAGTCATCCAGTCCCGCACCAGACAGCCCTGAGCATGA gtgcaTTGTGTCAGAGGTCAATGTGGCACTTCTCCAATCCCCTCTTTCGCAGAAGAAGTTGGTGTCCAGCAGCAGGAGGCGTCACCCCCTGTGTTCTCAACAGACCTTACCAGTG GAAATCCAAGCACTGAATCTCCCTGTGTTCCCTTGTACAGAGACCGAATTGAGATCAGCGTGTCAATCATCTGGAGCCACACCAAACGACTCTGCTTGTGAG CAAAATAGTGCAAGCATCCCCTCTGGCCAACACTCCGTTGCAGAGCTTGGTGACCACGCCCATGACGTGGAACCCAATGTTTCCTCTACAGACTTATTCAGAG ACACTGAGTCGAGAGCAGAGTGTCAGTCATCCAGTCCCGCACCAGACAGCCCTGAGCATGAG gtgcaTTGTGTCAGAGGTCAATGTGGCACTTCTCCAATCCCCTCTTTCGCAGAAGAAGTTGGTGTCCAGCAGCAGGAGGCGTCACCCCCTGTGTTCTCAACAGACCTTACCAGTG AGACCGAATTGAGATCAGCGTGTCAATCATCTGGAGCCACACCAAACGACTCTGCTTGTGAG tGTACAATCCATAAGCTGGTTTTTGAATCGGTGAGAATTGACAAATGCTGGATATGCCATTCACCTTTGACATCTATCAGATGGCACGGTGTAAGATGCAAAC AATGCTGTGGTGTGTGGCATAAAATCTGCCTCCAGAAATCCTCAGAAGACTGGGATATATCAGAT GATGATGTCTCATCTGATGACGAGTACATCCCAGAGTCTGTATCAGATCCAGAAAGCTCAGGGACAGAGTTGAGTATTGAGTTGCCTACACCACCCAAAAAGTCCCATACCACTAATATGCCTGATTTAGGCATTACTGTTGCTGAACAAGAACAGACCATAGATATACATGACAACAGTAAGAATATCCTGATGGATCTAGAAACTACTGGTGATCTCCAAAGTGACCCAGAACCAGAAAGCTCAGAGTCATACCAGCAGAAAACAAAAGTTGCGAGTAACGAAAAGGGTACTGTGGATATTCTTGGCCAAAGTAAATCCCCAACCAAATCAGCAAAATTCCTTAAAAGCCAAGTCAATTATTGTTTTGTATGTGGAAAACCTCAAACAAAATTTGCACGTCATCTCGAGAGGCatgtaaatgaaaatgctgAAATTGCTCAGGCACTCCAGTTCCCCAAATCATCAAAGGACAGAAAGGTTCTTCTTGAGAAATTCCGAAACCTTGGCAACTTCAAGCACAACTCAGTTGTTAAAACCACAGGATCAGGCTGTCTTAAAGTGAAAAGGAGTTCCAAACAGAGCAGCATCCCTGAGACGTATGATTACTGCTTGTACTGTAAGGGTATGTTATCCAGAAAAGAACTTTCTCGACATATGAAAAGATGTGCTCTAAGACCAGAGAATAATGTTGAAGAGGGACCTGAGTTGAGAGACAGAGTCTTTGGTATAGCATCTGCTCAATCCACAATGTCCCAGCCAATTTCAAGTGAACTTTG TTTGCCCAGTCCCTCTTTAATAAGCATGGGAGTGACAGATCTAAGCATGAGTATATAA
- the rabggta gene encoding geranylgeranyl transferase type-2 subunit alpha, with product MHGRVKLKTSAQQEEEKRKEREQKLKAFVLARDAVLKKRSAGEHDEEALQLTQQLLSSNPDIATLWNYRREVLLQLEVLREKDEVQKLYESELHFIEACLKVNPKSYGCWHHRTWVNTRLPQPDWTRELGLCDRCLGLDERNFHCWDYRRTVVKESGVSVEQELQFTDRLIGSNFSNYSSWHYRSTLLPQLHPQLAPDSASNTSPSPTASPQIHSHRVCEEQLLKEYELAHNAFFTDPNDQSAWFYYRWLLGRAEREEMISCVYVSREGERVSVAFSKPVQALSVGLMLVLDGQPQKVEWRSAHPRFRHSPVWLCDLPPGSIADMSNEHNLTVHWTEKHTHRDCALYTGCAESWCRDSATDQELFRSELSVEKGSVLQAELQSCNQLLELEPQNKWCLLTVILLMRALDPLGHEKETLAHFQTLKEVDPMRSSYYSDLCSKFLIENTILKMEYAEVRVFSLSNKNLTTLCHLDQLLLVTHINLSSNQLVRLPPQFAMLQCLEVLEADHNAIESLEGLYHLPKLEEVSLKNNQISKLSVLESLASCMKLTRLDLRGNPVHKTANIESELSQLLPMVTALSL from the exons ATG CACGGCCGTGTGAAGTTAAAGACGAGCGCGCAGCAGGAGGAGGAGAAGAGGAAGGAGAGAGAACAGAAGCTGAAGGCGTTTGTGTTGGCTCGCGACGCTGTCCTGAAGAAG aggaGCGCTGGAGAACATGACGAGGAGGCTTTGCAGTTGACTCAGCAGCTCCTGTCCTCAAACCCGGACATCGCCACACTGTGGAACTACAGGAGAGAAGTGCTGCTGCAGCTGGAGGTGTTACG AGAGAAGGATGAGGTGCAGAAGCTGTACGAGTCCGAGCTGCACTTCATCGAGGCCTGTCTGAAAGTGAACCCCAAGTCTTACGGCTGCTGGCACCACCGCACCTGGGTGAACACGCGCCTGCCCCAGCCTGATTGGACACGAGAGCTCGGTCTCTGCGACCGCTGCCTCGGCCTGGACGAACGCAACT TCCACTGCTGGGATTACCGCCGCACAGTGGTGAAAGAGTCTGGTGTTTCTGTGGAGCAGGAGCTGCAGTTTACAGATCGGCTGATCGGCTCCAATTTCTCCAACTACTCCAGCTGGCATTACCGAAGCACGCTGTTACCTCAGCTCCACCCACAGCTGGCCCCTGACTCCGCCTCCAACACAAGCCCCTCCCCTACTGCCTCACCTCAGATTCACTCACACAGAGTCTGTGAGGAGCAGCTTCTGAAAG aaTATGAGCTGGCACATAATGCCTTCTTCACTGACCCCAACGATCAGAGCGCCTGGTTCTACTACCGCTGGCTGCTGGGCCgag cggaGCGAGAGGagatgatcagttgtgtttatgTCAGCCGGGAGGGTGAGAGGGTGTCTGTCGCCTTCTCCAAACCTGTTCAG gcGCTGTCGGTGGGTCTGATGCTGGTGTTGGACGGGCAACCTCAGAAGGTGGAGTGGAGAAGCGCCCATCCGCGTTTCCGTCACAGTCCTGTCTGG CTGTGTGATCTTCCTCCCGGATCCATTGCTGACATGAGTAATGAACACAACCTGACCGTCCACTGgacagagaaacacacacacagagactgtGCTCTCTACACCG GCTGTGCTGAAAGCTGGTGCAGAGACTCTGCCACTGATCAGGAACTCTTCAG GAGTGAGCTGTCGGTTGAGAAAGGTTCAGTGCTACAGGCTGAGCTTCAGTCCTGCAATCAGCTGCTGGAGCTCGAACCTCAGAACaaat GGTGTCTGCTGACAGTCATACTCCTCATGAGAGCTCTGGATCCTCTAGGCCATGAGAAAGAGACTCTGGCACACTTTCAAACCCTTAAA GAAGTGGACCCCATGCGCTCTTCCTACTACAGTGACCTGTGCAGCAAGTTTCTGATTGAGAACACCATTCTGAAAATGGAGTATGCAGAAGTGCGAGTGTTTAGCCTTTCCAATAAG AACCTGACGACCTTGTGTCACCTCGATCAACTTCTCTTGGTGACCCATATAAACCTCTCCTCCAATCAGCTTGTGCGACTGCCACCTCAGTTTGCCATGTTGCAGTGCCTAGAG GTGCTGGAGGCCGATCATAATGCCATTGAAAGTCTGGAGGGACTATATCATCTGCCTAAACTAGAGGAGGTTTCTCTGAAGAACAATC aaatcagTAAACTCTCTGTTCTTGAATCATTGGCGTCATGCATGAAACTGACCAGACTGGATCTGCGTGGAAACCCTGTCCACAAAACTGCCAACATAGAGTCTGAGCTGAGCCAGCTGTTGCCAATGGTTACTGCCCTGTCCCtttga